In Afipia sp. GAS231, a single window of DNA contains:
- a CDS encoding mechanosensitive ion channel family protein has protein sequence MDMDLKDVIEFLHATARSLGAEVTSPWFYLQFGLILAAFGIAYAADAGIRARVDMSSVAMKWPLPLRRLAHVLVGSASTVVFAILVIASRVTMYHSTWPSRSYLLAVSAKLALAWLAIRLITSVIRNAFIVRVVSISAWLIAALSILGQLGPAIDILDSDQVAIVLGGLRLTPLVLIKLGALLILALWLTNIASNFAESRINRSTDLTPSIQVLLVKMIRMGLMVIAVAIAVSAVGINLSALAVFSGAVGVGIGIGLQKIVANFISGIILLADKSVKPGDLVTIGDSSGRISAMKTRYISVAAGDGREFLIPNEDLVTQKVVNWTYTDKNTLVKVLFSTNYDAEPRLVCKLAIEIAAAAPRAIKNKPPNCILTEFAEAGMKFSLTFWIADPDGMDNVKSDVMLALWDVFKREGIRVPYPVREIRVRGGALPVETVVEASG, from the coding sequence ATGGATATGGACCTGAAGGACGTTATCGAGTTTCTGCACGCGACCGCGCGATCGCTGGGCGCCGAGGTCACCTCGCCATGGTTCTATCTGCAGTTCGGCCTGATCCTGGCCGCGTTCGGTATCGCGTACGCTGCGGATGCGGGGATCCGTGCGCGCGTCGACATGTCATCGGTGGCCATGAAGTGGCCGCTGCCGTTGCGGCGGCTTGCCCACGTGCTGGTCGGCAGCGCGTCGACCGTGGTGTTCGCGATCCTGGTGATCGCGTCGCGGGTCACGATGTACCATTCGACCTGGCCGAGCCGCAGCTATTTGCTCGCGGTCTCGGCCAAGCTGGCGCTGGCCTGGCTCGCGATCCGGCTCATTACATCCGTCATCCGCAACGCCTTCATCGTCCGCGTGGTGTCGATTTCGGCCTGGCTGATCGCCGCCTTGAGCATTCTCGGCCAGCTCGGGCCTGCGATCGATATCCTGGATTCCGACCAGGTTGCGATCGTGCTCGGCGGGCTGCGGCTGACGCCGCTGGTCCTGATCAAGCTCGGCGCGCTGCTGATCTTGGCGCTGTGGCTGACCAACATCGCCAGCAACTTCGCCGAGAGCCGGATCAACCGCTCGACCGACCTGACGCCGTCGATCCAGGTGCTGCTGGTCAAGATGATCCGGATGGGACTGATGGTGATCGCCGTGGCGATCGCGGTCAGCGCCGTCGGCATCAACCTTTCGGCGCTCGCGGTATTCTCCGGCGCGGTCGGCGTCGGTATCGGTATCGGCCTGCAGAAGATCGTCGCGAATTTCATCTCGGGTATCATCCTGCTCGCGGACAAGTCGGTGAAGCCGGGCGACCTCGTCACCATCGGCGACAGTTCGGGGCGGATCAGCGCGATGAAGACGCGCTATATTTCGGTCGCCGCCGGCGATGGCCGCGAGTTCCTGATCCCGAACGAGGATCTGGTGACGCAGAAGGTGGTGAACTGGACCTACACCGACAAGAACACGCTGGTGAAGGTGCTGTTCAGCACCAATTACGACGCCGAACCGAGGCTGGTCTGCAAGCTGGCGATCGAGATCGCCGCCGCCGCGCCACGCGCCATCAAGAACAAGCCGCCGAACTGTATCCTGACCGAATTCGCCGAAGCCGGGATGAAGTTCTCCCTGACCTTCTGGATCGCCGACCCCGACGGCATGGACAATGTGAAGAGCGACGTGATGCTGGCGCTGTGGGACGTGTTCAAGCGCGAGGGCATACGGGTGCCCTACCCGGTGCGGGAAATCCGGGTCCGCGGCGGCGCCTTGCCGGTCGAGACCGTGGTGGAGGCTTCCGGCTAG
- the map gene encoding type I methionyl aminopeptidase, with translation MSYIEATDTSLRKTGQIKLHGPNAFAGMRKAGALVAKCLDELTDVVKEGLPTSVIDEFVRNFAFSNGAYPATLMYRGYRYSTCTSINHVVCHGMPGDRALKEGDVVNVDVTFIVDGWYGDSSRMYVIGPIARKAERLIEVTYEAMMRGIASVKPGATTGDIGHAIQSFVEPQGMSVVRDFCGHGLGRMFHDEPNIIHIGRPGEGVALKPGMFFTIEPMINLGKPHVKILSDGWTAVTRDRSLSAQFEHSVGVTATGVEIFTLSQRHGEKPLAA, from the coding sequence ATGAGCTATATCGAAGCGACAGACACCTCCTTGCGAAAGACCGGCCAGATCAAGCTGCATGGACCGAACGCGTTTGCCGGCATGCGCAAGGCAGGCGCACTGGTCGCCAAATGCCTCGACGAGCTCACCGACGTGGTCAAGGAGGGCCTCCCGACCTCTGTCATCGACGAGTTCGTCCGCAACTTCGCCTTCAGCAACGGCGCCTATCCGGCGACGCTGATGTATCGCGGTTACCGCTATTCGACCTGCACCTCGATCAATCACGTGGTCTGCCACGGCATGCCCGGCGACCGCGCGCTGAAGGAGGGCGACGTCGTCAATGTCGACGTCACCTTCATCGTCGACGGCTGGTACGGCGATTCCAGCCGTATGTATGTGATCGGGCCCATCGCCCGAAAGGCGGAACGGCTGATCGAAGTCACCTATGAGGCGATGATGCGCGGCATCGCCTCCGTAAAACCCGGCGCCACCACCGGCGACATCGGCCACGCCATCCAGAGTTTTGTCGAACCGCAGGGCATGAGCGTGGTGCGCGATTTCTGCGGCCACGGCCTCGGGCGCATGTTCCACGACGAGCCGAACATCATCCATATCGGCCGGCCCGGCGAAGGCGTCGCACTGAAGCCCGGCATGTTCTTCACCATCGAGCCGATGATCAATCTCGGCAAGCCGCATGTGAAGATCCTGTCCGATGGCTGGACCGCCGTCACCCGCGACCGCTCGCTGTCGGCGCAATTCGAGCATTCGGTCGGCGTGACCGCAACCGGCGTCGAAATCTTCACGCTGTCGCAGCGCCATGGCGAGAAGCCGCTGGCCGCGTGA
- the radC gene encoding DNA repair protein RadC has product MPAKTDDKPDPSAETPHYHGHRERLRERFYRAGPDALSDYELLEMALFPALPRRDTKPLAKLLLKKFGSFAEVIHAPVARLREVEGIGEASVNQIKLLAAAATRVAKGEVKKSIALSSWNDVIDYIRTGMAFADKEQFRLLFLDKRNQLISDEVQQTGTVDHTPVYPREVIKRALELSATALILVHNHPSGDPTPSQADIQMTKAIVDIATPLGISVHDHIIVGKNGHASLKGMKLIRRWPGRRDP; this is encoded by the coding sequence ATGCCCGCGAAGACCGACGATAAGCCTGATCCATCCGCCGAGACGCCGCATTATCACGGCCATCGGGAACGGCTGCGCGAGCGCTTCTACCGCGCCGGGCCGGACGCGCTCAGCGATTACGAACTGCTGGAAATGGCGCTGTTTCCGGCCCTGCCCCGGCGCGATACCAAGCCGCTGGCAAAGTTGCTCTTAAAGAAATTCGGCTCGTTCGCCGAAGTCATCCACGCGCCGGTGGCGCGCTTGCGCGAAGTCGAGGGGATCGGCGAGGCCTCGGTCAACCAGATCAAGCTGCTCGCCGCGGCCGCGACACGGGTGGCGAAAGGCGAGGTCAAAAAGAGTATCGCGCTGTCGTCCTGGAACGACGTCATCGATTATATCAGGACCGGCATGGCGTTCGCCGACAAGGAGCAGTTTCGCCTGCTGTTCCTCGACAAGCGCAATCAACTGATATCCGACGAGGTGCAGCAGACCGGCACCGTCGACCACACCCCGGTCTACCCGCGCGAAGTCATCAAGCGCGCGCTGGAATTATCCGCGACCGCGCTGATCCTGGTGCACAACCATCCCTCCGGCGATCCGACGCCCTCCCAGGCCGACATCCAGATGACCAAGGCGATCGTCGATATCGCCACGCCGCTCGGCATTTCCGTGCACGACCACATCATCGTCGGCAAGAACGGGCACGCGAGCTTGAAGGGGATGAAGCTGATTAGGCGGTGGCCAGGCCGCCGCGATCCTTGA
- a CDS encoding putative quinol monooxygenase, whose translation MTATNNANQNLVVTAFWEVNSGEEGAVAALLQEFLPRAQREPGVKEFQIHQNIAKPREFFFYEVFAGESAFADHQQTDHFKNIIVGQAVPKLAKRERSQFRFI comes from the coding sequence ATGACAGCCACCAACAACGCCAACCAGAACCTGGTCGTCACCGCCTTCTGGGAAGTCAATTCCGGCGAGGAAGGCGCGGTCGCAGCATTGCTGCAGGAGTTCCTGCCGCGGGCCCAGCGCGAACCCGGCGTCAAGGAATTCCAGATCCACCAGAACATCGCCAAGCCCAGGGAATTCTTTTTCTACGAAGTGTTCGCGGGTGAATCGGCATTCGCCGACCACCAGCAGACCGACCATTTCAAGAACATCATCGTCGGCCAGGCTGTCCCCAAACTTGCCAAACGCGAGCGGTCCCAGTTCCGGTTCATCTGA
- a CDS encoding GFA family protein, giving the protein MVFPRAALAVTGVVTETLRTADSGEQKLKGFCGSCGSPLDNKPLSKPDMLGVYVGTLDDPSDFKPDLVMFASRGHAWDHLDPALPKIPNMRPSK; this is encoded by the coding sequence ATGGTGTTCCCGCGAGCCGCTCTTGCTGTCACTGGCGTCGTTACCGAGACCTTGCGGACAGCGGATTCCGGCGAGCAGAAACTGAAAGGGTTTTGCGGGTCCTGCGGCTCGCCGCTCGACAACAAGCCGCTATCCAAGCCCGACATGCTCGGCGTCTATGTTGGCACGCTCGACGATCCCTCCGATTTCAAGCCGGATCTGGTGATGTTCGCATCCCGCGGGCACGCCTGGGATCATCTGGATCCAGCGTTGCCCAAAATCCCGAACATGCGGCCGTCAAAATAG
- a CDS encoding RNA polymerase sigma factor: MTAADVNSTILAVWRIEQPRLITGLSRMLRDVPLAEDLTQEALLAALEHWPRTGVPDKPGAWLMASAKRRALDQLRRRHMLARKHEMLVRDLLQEQQTMPDPDAALDDDIGDELLRLIFTACHPKLSREARAALALKMICGLTTEEIARAFLLPEPTIAQRIVRAKRTLSESGLAYETPRGEELSERLASVLEVVYLIFNEGYAAARGDEWLRPQLCNDALRMGRVLTSIATQEAEAHGLLALMELNASRTSARTDTAGEPILLMDQNRALWDQLQIRRGLLSLARARELGGGGGFYALQAAIVACHATASTPDETDWPRIVRLYTELNELVRSPIIELNRAVAVGMAEGPAVALAMVEALAHEPALKAYHLLPSVRGDLLQKLGRFDEARDAFSAAAELAGNRREQELLKRRAAEAAGSTGCDDRAGDGG, encoded by the coding sequence ATGACGGCCGCCGACGTCAACAGCACCATCCTCGCGGTCTGGCGGATCGAACAGCCGCGGCTGATCACGGGCCTGTCCCGGATGCTGCGCGACGTGCCGCTGGCCGAGGACCTCACCCAGGAAGCGCTGCTGGCGGCGCTCGAACATTGGCCCAGGACCGGCGTGCCGGACAAGCCCGGCGCGTGGCTGATGGCTTCGGCCAAACGCCGGGCGCTGGATCAACTGCGCCGCCGCCACATGCTCGCGCGCAAGCACGAGATGCTGGTGCGCGACCTCTTGCAGGAGCAGCAGACGATGCCCGATCCGGACGCGGCGCTGGACGACGATATCGGTGACGAACTGCTTCGGCTGATCTTCACGGCCTGCCACCCCAAGCTGTCGCGCGAGGCCCGTGCCGCGCTGGCGCTGAAGATGATCTGCGGCCTGACGACGGAAGAGATCGCGCGCGCCTTCCTGCTGCCCGAGCCGACGATCGCGCAACGCATCGTGCGAGCGAAGCGGACGCTGTCCGAGTCGGGCCTTGCCTATGAGACCCCGCGCGGCGAGGAGCTTTCCGAGCGCCTCGCGTCGGTCCTGGAGGTCGTCTACCTCATCTTCAACGAAGGCTACGCTGCGGCCCGCGGCGACGAATGGCTGCGGCCGCAACTCTGCAACGACGCGCTGCGGATGGGCCGCGTGCTCACCTCGATCGCGACGCAGGAGGCGGAAGCGCACGGCCTGCTGGCGCTGATGGAGTTGAATGCCTCACGCACGTCCGCACGCACGGACACCGCCGGCGAACCCATCCTGCTGATGGACCAGAACCGCGCATTGTGGGACCAGCTCCAGATCCGCCGCGGCTTGCTGTCCTTGGCGCGGGCGCGCGAACTCGGAGGTGGCGGCGGGTTCTATGCGCTGCAGGCGGCGATCGTCGCCTGCCATGCCACGGCAAGCACGCCTGATGAAACCGACTGGCCGCGCATCGTCCGGCTCTACACCGAGCTTAACGAACTGGTGCGCTCGCCGATCATCGAACTCAACCGCGCGGTGGCCGTCGGCATGGCCGAGGGCCCGGCCGTGGCGCTGGCGATGGTGGAGGCATTGGCTCACGAGCCGGCGCTGAAAGCCTATCACCTGCTGCCAAGCGTGCGCGGCGATCTGCTGCAAAAGCTCGGCCGTTTCGATGAAGCGCGCGACGCCTTCAGCGCGGCTGCGGAGCTCGCGGGTAACCGGCGTGAACAGGAGTTACTGAAGCGACGCGCCGCCGAGGCCGCCGGTTCGACAGGATGTGACGATCGCGCCGGCGATGGAGGCTGA
- a CDS encoding YciI family protein, which translates to MRFMYVVTSSQPTRGPTPALMEAMHKLAEREIKAGRMLDSGGLLPVQMGAQVRITDGKLSVVDGPFVETKEMIGGYAIFELRNKEEALAAAREFMQLHLDHMPGWEGTCEVRIMASPGDEMDCQVDAEPAKIAS; encoded by the coding sequence ATGCGCTTCATGTATGTCGTTACCTCGTCGCAGCCGACCCGCGGGCCCACCCCGGCCCTGATGGAAGCCATGCACAAGCTGGCCGAGCGGGAGATCAAGGCCGGCCGGATGCTGGACAGCGGTGGGCTGCTGCCGGTCCAGATGGGCGCCCAGGTCAGGATCACGGATGGCAAGCTGAGCGTGGTCGACGGGCCCTTCGTCGAAACCAAGGAGATGATCGGCGGCTACGCCATCTTCGAACTGCGCAACAAGGAAGAAGCGCTGGCCGCGGCGCGCGAGTTCATGCAGCTTCACCTCGACCACATGCCCGGCTGGGAAGGCACCTGTGAAGTTCGCATCATGGCTTCGCCTGGGGACGAAATGGACTGCCAGGTCGATGCCGAGCCGGCCAAGATCGCCTCTTGA
- a CDS encoding GDSL-type esterase/lipase family protein gives MRSRTLRPGILGALAVLAALSSFVPASADAATIVALGASNTYGKGVARNEAFPAQLEAILRAKRAGIHVVNAGINGDTTEGMLRRLDHAVPNGTSAVILQPGGNDRRKGSPDRTSEIQSRLSARGIPVIMIANGTFRGLPHQPDGQHLTPEGYRMLAEQIASQVAGAIGR, from the coding sequence GTGAGATCGCGCACCCTTCGGCCTGGTATTTTGGGGGCGCTTGCAGTGCTGGCAGCCCTGTCGAGTTTCGTGCCTGCGTCGGCTGATGCCGCGACGATCGTGGCGCTGGGAGCGAGCAACACCTACGGCAAGGGGGTCGCGCGCAATGAGGCCTTTCCCGCGCAACTCGAAGCGATTTTGCGAGCCAAGCGCGCCGGCATTCATGTCGTAAATGCCGGCATCAACGGCGATACGACCGAGGGCATGTTGCGGCGGCTCGATCACGCCGTGCCGAACGGGACCAGCGCCGTCATCCTGCAGCCCGGCGGCAACGACCGGCGCAAGGGCTCGCCCGACCGGACATCCGAGATCCAGAGCCGGCTGAGCGCCCGTGGTATCCCGGTTATCATGATCGCAAACGGCACGTTCAGGGGATTGCCGCATCAGCCCGACGGCCAACACCTGACCCCGGAAGGCTACCGCATGCTCGCCGAGCAGATCGCGTCTCAGGTCGCGGGGGCGATCGGCCGCTAG
- a CDS encoding AprI/Inh family metalloprotease inhibitor — protein MVAALSALPLLAPPVAAQDAPNLKKDMVGQWELATTERSKTCVVTLKGDATPQGLKLELEPGCAAALPFTKDITSWNVKGLGDIVRLQDASGQPVIDFTEVESGIFEGLRTNEGVYILQNLAAARSLAKSMDQMIGDWSMVRGNGQAVCGLTLTNTEAGQDNFQVFLKPKCDPAVAAFAPTQWRLDHGQMQLMSSKGETWQFEADDNAQWRRVPDSADPLIMIRGQ, from the coding sequence ATGGTGGCGGCGCTTTCGGCGCTGCCACTGCTTGCGCCGCCGGTTGCGGCGCAGGATGCCCCGAACCTGAAGAAAGACATGGTCGGCCAGTGGGAGCTGGCGACCACCGAGCGCAGCAAGACCTGCGTCGTCACGCTGAAGGGCGATGCGACGCCGCAGGGACTAAAGCTGGAATTAGAACCCGGCTGCGCGGCGGCGTTGCCGTTCACCAAGGATATTACGTCCTGGAACGTCAAGGGGCTGGGCGACATCGTGCGGCTGCAGGACGCGAGCGGCCAGCCGGTGATCGATTTCACCGAGGTCGAGAGCGGTATCTTCGAAGGGCTGCGCACCAACGAGGGCGTCTACATCCTGCAGAACCTCGCCGCCGCCCGATCGCTCGCCAAATCGATGGACCAGATGATCGGCGACTGGTCGATGGTGCGCGGCAACGGCCAGGCGGTGTGCGGCCTGACGCTGACCAACACCGAGGCCGGGCAGGATAATTTCCAGGTGTTTTTGAAGCCGAAATGCGATCCCGCCGTCGCCGCCTTCGCGCCGACCCAGTGGCGGCTCGATCACGGCCAGATGCAGCTGATGTCGTCCAAGGGCGAGACTTGGCAATTCGAGGCCGACGACAACGCGCAATGGCGGCGGGTGCCCGACAGCGCCGATCCGCTGATCATGATCCGCGGGCAGTAG
- a CDS encoding 2-hydroxyacid dehydrogenase — protein sequence MAAANISSEKIDLLIYGPIRPILENGFSDQFVLHTAESRADLERLTPDVLAKVRGVAVTYHTVHADGKALAHFPKLEMVASFGVGYDHVDCAYAREHNVVVTNTPDVLTEEVADVAMGLLIATLREFVKADRYLRSGLWTTQNYPLSVGSLRDRKIGIVGMGRIGQAIGRRLEASRVPVSYHSRNPSSAVSYKHYGDLMEMAKAVDTLIVIVPGGAATAKMINADVLKALGPRGVLINVARGSVVDEEALVAALKSGTILAAGLDVFAKEPSVPDELKSMQNVVLLPHIGSASVVTRNAMDQLVVDNLKNWFAGKAPLTPVPETPVKGR from the coding sequence ATGGCTGCCGCGAATATTTCATCCGAGAAGATCGATCTTCTGATCTACGGACCGATCAGGCCGATCCTCGAAAACGGCTTTTCGGACCAGTTCGTCCTGCATACGGCCGAAAGCCGCGCCGATCTCGAACGGCTGACACCGGACGTGCTGGCGAAGGTTCGCGGCGTCGCGGTCACCTACCATACGGTGCATGCCGACGGAAAAGCGCTGGCGCATTTTCCGAAGCTCGAAATGGTCGCAAGCTTCGGCGTCGGCTACGACCACGTCGATTGCGCTTATGCGCGTGAGCACAATGTCGTCGTCACCAACACGCCCGACGTGCTGACCGAGGAGGTCGCCGACGTCGCGATGGGACTGCTGATCGCGACCCTGCGCGAATTCGTCAAGGCCGACCGCTATCTGCGCTCCGGCCTGTGGACCACCCAGAATTATCCGCTGAGCGTCGGCTCGCTGCGCGACCGCAAAATTGGAATCGTCGGCATGGGCCGGATCGGGCAGGCGATCGGCCGCCGGCTCGAGGCCTCGCGCGTCCCGGTTTCCTATCATTCGCGCAACCCGTCCTCGGCGGTGTCGTACAAGCACTACGGCGACCTGATGGAGATGGCGAAGGCGGTCGATACGCTGATCGTGATCGTGCCCGGCGGCGCGGCCACCGCAAAGATGATCAATGCCGACGTGCTGAAGGCGCTCGGCCCGCGCGGCGTGCTGATCAACGTGGCGCGCGGCTCGGTGGTCGACGAGGAGGCGCTGGTGGCGGCGCTGAAGTCCGGCACCATCCTGGCCGCGGGGCTCGACGTGTTCGCCAAGGAGCCGAGCGTGCCCGACGAACTGAAGTCGATGCAAAATGTCGTGCTGTTGCCACATATCGGCTCGGCTTCGGTGGTAACGCGCAATGCCATGGATCAGCTCGTGGTCGATAATCTCAAGAACTGGTTTGCCGGCAAGGCGCCGCTGACGCCGGTTCCGGAAACCCCGGTGAAGGGGCGCTGA
- a CDS encoding ABC transporter permease encodes MSSLPNLGRILLPVIVLAAGLLAWEAVVDINDIQPYVLPGPLLVFQTLVADWQVLSESLGVTLLTTLEGFVAAAVGGVALALLFNQSRVLEYSLFPYAVILQVTPVIAIAPLLLIYLPQQTAVVVCAWIVGFFPVLSNTTLGLNSVDRNLAGLFQLYGASRLQTLRYLKLPAALPYILGGLRIAGGLSLIGAVVAEIAAGTAGAGSGLAFRIAESGYRLNIPRMFAALLLLSAAGIVIYGLLALISHLVLRRWHESALGKEN; translated from the coding sequence ATGAGCTCGCTTCCGAACCTCGGCCGCATCCTGCTTCCCGTCATCGTGCTCGCGGCGGGCCTCCTGGCATGGGAAGCCGTGGTCGATATCAACGACATCCAGCCTTATGTGCTGCCGGGGCCGCTATTGGTGTTTCAGACGCTGGTTGCCGATTGGCAGGTGCTGTCGGAATCGCTCGGCGTCACACTTCTAACGACGCTGGAAGGATTCGTCGCCGCGGCCGTCGGCGGCGTCGCGCTGGCGCTGTTGTTCAATCAATCCCGGGTGTTGGAATATTCGCTGTTTCCCTACGCGGTGATCCTGCAGGTCACGCCGGTCATTGCGATTGCGCCGTTGCTGCTGATCTATCTGCCGCAGCAGACCGCGGTCGTCGTCTGCGCCTGGATCGTCGGTTTCTTTCCGGTGCTGTCGAACACCACGCTCGGGCTGAACTCGGTCGATCGCAATCTCGCCGGGCTTTTCCAGCTTTATGGCGCGTCACGGCTGCAAACGCTGCGGTACCTGAAACTGCCGGCGGCGCTGCCCTACATTCTGGGCGGCCTGCGCATTGCGGGCGGCCTGTCGCTGATCGGCGCTGTCGTCGCCGAAATCGCGGCGGGCACCGCGGGCGCCGGCTCCGGTCTGGCGTTCCGGATTGCCGAATCCGGCTACCGCCTCAACATTCCCCGAATGTTCGCGGCGTTGCTGCTTCTGTCCGCCGCCGGGATTGTCATCTATGGGCTGCTGGCGCTAATTTCACATCTCGTACTACGGCGCTGGCATGAAAGCGCGCTCGGAAAGGAAAACTAA
- a CDS encoding ABC transporter ATP-binding protein, translated as MADTASETDIASVAVRLRGATKTYDNGVTALGPFDLDVARGEFVSLLGPSGCGKSTALRLIAGLATPSSGTVSVSHRAGETDRRHSIGFVFQEPTLMPWASVRENVRLPLKLSHAPAADADARVREALAQVGLAEFADAYPRELSGGMKMRVSLARALVTDPDILLMDEPFAALDEITRFRLNNDLLELWRNLKKTVVFVTHSVFESVYLSQRVIVMTSRPGRIASEFRIDTPEPRVEDFRMSSGYAAYCREVSKALSPSYLGLSGA; from the coding sequence ATGGCGGATACCGCATCAGAGACGGATATTGCCAGCGTCGCCGTGCGGCTGCGCGGCGCCACCAAAACTTACGACAACGGCGTCACCGCGCTGGGGCCGTTCGATCTTGACGTGGCGCGCGGCGAATTCGTTTCGCTGCTCGGGCCTTCCGGTTGCGGAAAATCCACCGCGCTGCGGTTGATCGCGGGGCTCGCGACACCGAGTTCGGGGACGGTGAGTGTGTCGCACCGCGCCGGCGAGACGGATCGCCGACATTCCATCGGCTTCGTGTTTCAGGAGCCGACCCTGATGCCATGGGCGAGCGTGCGCGAAAACGTTCGCCTGCCGCTGAAACTGTCGCATGCGCCGGCGGCAGATGCCGATGCGCGCGTTCGCGAGGCGCTGGCGCAGGTCGGGCTTGCCGAATTTGCCGATGCCTACCCGCGCGAATTGTCCGGCGGGATGAAGATGCGGGTCTCGCTGGCCCGCGCGCTGGTCACCGATCCGGACATCTTGTTGATGGACGAACCGTTTGCCGCGCTCGACGAGATCACGCGCTTTCGGCTCAACAACGACCTGCTCGAGCTATGGCGCAATCTGAAAAAGACCGTCGTGTTCGTCACCCATTCCGTATTCGAGTCGGTCTATCTGTCGCAGCGCGTGATCGTGATGACATCGCGGCCCGGACGCATCGCCAGCGAATTTCGCATCGATACGCCAGAGCCGCGCGTCGAGGATTTCCGGATGTCTTCCGGCTATGCCGCCTATTGCCGTGAGGTCTCCAAGGCGCTGTCGCCCTCTTATTTGGGGCTGTCAGGCGCATGA
- a CDS encoding ABC transporter substrate-binding protein, protein MNPAFLPRALTAGLLALMAALTPARAQTLDKVSFGTNWVAEAEHGGFFQAVADGTYQKYGLDVSIVPGGPNTNNRMLLTAGKLDFFMTANTLQSFDAVTNKVPLVTVAAMFQKDPLVLLTHPEIKISKLDDLKPLTLLVSKEGLASYFQWLKSEYGFNESKVKPYTFNPQPFIVNKQSAMQGYVTSEPYAVQKAAGFKPNVVLMADYGWSAYSTLIETRTDMVDKKPDLVQRFVDASIIGWYNYLYGDNKSTNEMIKKLNPDMTDELLAYSLAKMKEYGIVDSGDTLKDGIGAMSDARVASFFDKMVRAGVVKGDIDYRQAYTLRFTNKAVGLNLRPKN, encoded by the coding sequence ATGAACCCGGCCTTTTTGCCGCGAGCGTTAACCGCCGGCCTTTTGGCGCTGATGGCGGCGTTGACGCCGGCACGCGCCCAAACCCTCGACAAGGTTTCGTTCGGAACCAATTGGGTGGCGGAAGCCGAACATGGTGGCTTCTTCCAGGCGGTCGCCGACGGCACCTACCAGAAATACGGCCTCGACGTGTCGATCGTGCCGGGTGGTCCCAACACCAACAACCGCATGCTGCTGACTGCCGGCAAGCTCGACTTCTTCATGACCGCCAATACGCTGCAATCGTTCGACGCGGTCACCAACAAGGTGCCGTTGGTGACGGTGGCGGCCATGTTCCAGAAGGACCCGCTGGTCCTGCTGACCCACCCTGAAATCAAGATCAGCAAGCTCGACGATCTCAAGCCGCTGACGTTATTGGTGTCGAAGGAGGGGCTTGCGAGCTATTTCCAGTGGCTGAAGTCCGAATACGGCTTCAACGAAAGCAAGGTCAAACCCTACACCTTCAACCCGCAGCCCTTCATCGTGAACAAGCAGAGCGCGATGCAGGGCTATGTCACCTCCGAACCCTATGCCGTGCAGAAGGCCGCGGGCTTCAAGCCGAACGTGGTGCTGATGGCCGATTACGGCTGGAGTGCCTATTCGACCCTGATCGAGACCCGTACCGACATGGTCGACAAGAAGCCGGACCTGGTGCAGCGCTTCGTCGATGCCTCCATCATCGGCTGGTACAATTATCTCTACGGCGACAACAAGTCGACGAACGAGATGATCAAGAAGCTCAACCCCGACATGACCGACGAACTGCTGGCTTATTCGCTGGCCAAGATGAAGGAATACGGCATCGTCGATTCCGGCGACACCTTGAAGGACGGCATCGGCGCCATGAGCGACGCGCGGGTCGCGAGCTTCTTCGACAAGATGGTGCGGGCCGGCGTGGTCAAAGGCGATATCGACTACCGCCAGGCCTACACGCTTCGCTTTACCAACAAGGCCGTCGGTCTCAATTTGCGGCCGAAGAACTGA